GAGATACGAGCAAAACGAGCAAGACAGCAGCAGGATCCTGAGGGTCAATTCAAGCTGAGGGATGCAGCTAGAAAAGGTTCTGGAGGCAGGGGTTACTCACCTATCAAACGTAGAAGTTTTACAGCTGCAACCCTAGGTAGTAGTCCTACCAGGGGAGAGAGTGATTCACATAGTAATGAGGGAGATTCATCAGCTGATGATGGAATGGATGACAGTGATGATGACAAGTCATCACCGGAGTCACAGTTGCCAACATTTGAGGATATAAAAGAAATCTCTATTCGTCGTTCAAAACTGGCAAAATGGTTTATGGAGCCCTTCTTTGATGAGTTAATTGTGGGTTGCTTCGTAAGAGTTGGCATTGGGAGGTCAAGGTCTGGTCCTATCTATAGGCTCTGTGTGGTCCGCAATGTTGATTCTTCAGATCCTAATCGACAATACAAGCTAGAAAATAAAACCACATCCAAATTTCTAAATGTTGTTTGGGGCAATGAAAACTCTGCTGCTAGGTGGCAGATGGCTATGGTTTCAGACTCTCCTCCTCTGAGGGATGAGTTTGATCAGTGGGTAAGGGAAGTAGAACGAAGTGGTGGTCGTATGCCTAGTAAACAAGATGTGTTGGAAAAAAAAGAGGCCATACAGAAATCTAACACATTTGTTTACTCTGCTGACACTGTAAAGCAGATGTTGCAGCAGAAAAAATCTGCAACATGGAGGCCACTTAATGTTGCTGCTGAGAAGGATCGTTTGAGGAGGGATTTGGAAGTGGCCAAAATGAAGAATGACGAAGCAGAGGTGGAGAGGATTAAGGCAAGACTGCAGGAACTGGAGGATAGCAGGAAGGTTCAAGAGAAAGATGACAAGGCCCGCAGACTAGCTGAGATGAACCGGAAGAATAGGGTCGAGAATTTCAAAAATGCATCAGAACTCAGACCAGTGAATCAACTGTTGAAAGCTGGTCAGGCTGGGTATGATCCCTTCTCTAGAAGGTGGACTAGGTCTACAAATTATTTTGCAAAAGGCGCCAATGAAGAAGCAGAAGGTGCATCCAATGGTGAAGCTGCAGCTGCTGCAGCATTGGCAGCTGAAGATAACAATGGGGCTGGTGGAACTGCTGACGGAGGAATGGCAGCTACAGCAGCAGCCTTGCAGGCTGCAGCAGGCGCTGGGAAGTTGGTGG
The Solanum stenotomum isolate F172 chromosome 12, ASM1918654v1, whole genome shotgun sequence DNA segment above includes these coding regions:
- the LOC125847710 gene encoding protein RTF1 homolog; this encodes MEEELTDLLLEAAGRTNTGGRNRPPQSSRRHHKSSYSDDGSDSRDDDSDDGRGYSGRKLSGSQVPLKKRLDPQERDDDHSSHGEGNDGDGYGNESDDDSIGSDLYKDDDDRQKLAQMTELEREMILTDRAAKKSDRSLHDKMIKDRAQPRKQSSPPSHSRGMRSSTRALDRAADRDDALNEIRAKRARQQQDPEGQFKLRDAARKGSGGRGYSPIKRRSFTAATLGSSPTRGESDSHSNEGDSSADDGMDDSDDDKSSPESQLPTFEDIKEISIRRSKLAKWFMEPFFDELIVGCFVRVGIGRSRSGPIYRLCVVRNVDSSDPNRQYKLENKTTSKFLNVVWGNENSAARWQMAMVSDSPPLRDEFDQWVREVERSGGRMPSKQDVLEKKEAIQKSNTFVYSADTVKQMLQQKKSATWRPLNVAAEKDRLRRDLEVAKMKNDEAEVERIKARLQELEDSRKVQEKDDKARRLAEMNRKNRVENFKNASELRPVNQLLKAGQAGYDPFSRRWTRSTNYFAKGANEEAEGASNGEAAAAAALAAEDNNGAGGTADGGMAATAAALQAAAGAGKLVDTNAPVDQGTESNTLHDFDLPISLAVLQKFGGSQGGQAGFMARKQRIEATVGCSVPENDGRRHALTLSVSDYKRRRGLL